The nucleotide window CTGCCGGCGTCTCGCCCATGTCGGCATGAGGTACGTCACCCAGAGCGCGGCGGCAACGGCCACCATCACTCCCCCACCCAGGACTTCGCTACTCATGCTCCCTAACGTATGAGTCGCGGCACCTTCCGTGCCTGATTACCGGGGGTGTGTCACTTCTCAGCCACCGGCAGCGGGTGCAGCGCGGCCACCCTGTCGAACTCGTTCACGGTCGCATTGCCGGCCGGAACCAGGCCGTCCTGCCAGCGGCGCAGCACGCCCCCGCGCACCTCCTCGGCCACCAGGCCGAACGCGAAGTGGTCGCGCCAGGCGCCGTTGATGTGGATGAACCGGCGGCGCAAGCCCTCGTACCGGAAGCCGAGCTTCTCGACGACCCGCAGCGACGGCGCGTTCTCCGGCCGGATGCAGATCTCCATCCGGTGCAGGCCGAGCTGGCCGAAGCAGTAATCGGTCGCCAGCGCCACCGCGATCGGGGTGATCGATCGGCCGGCGAACTCCTCGCCGACCCAGTACCCGATGGACGCGCTCGAGAGCGAGCCCCAGGTGATCGACGACACGTTCAACTGGCCGGCCAGTTCGCCGTTGTACTCCACCAGGAACGGCAGCCCGCTGCCCGTGCGCGAGTGCGCAAGCAGGCTGCGGATGCTGGCCCGGGTGTCGAACGACATCGGCGCATACGGGCTGGTGGCCTCCCAGGTGCGCAGCCAGGACCGGTTCTCCATGAGCTCACGCTCGAGGGCCCTGGCATCGCGCAACCGGATCGGGCGCAGGGTCACGGCGCCCTCACGGAGCGTAGGAATCGCGGTCGGCACGATGAGCCCGTCTAGTTGGGGGCCGAAGCCCGAGATGGATGAAGCTTAGTCCGGAGCCGACCTGCTCGATTGTGGCGTTATTCGAGGGTGGCGGCGAAGTCGTGCAGCCAGGGCCGCAGGTCCGGGCCCAGGTCGTCACGGTCGACGGCGAGCTGGATGATCGCCTTGATGTAGTCGAGCCGGTCGCCGGTGTCGTAGCGGCGGCCGCGGAAGATCACGCCGTACACGCCGCCGGTGGTCTCGGGGGTGACGGCCATCTCCTGCAGGGCGTCGGTGAGCTGGATCTCGTTGCCCTTGCCCGGAGCGGTGCGCTCGAGAACCTCGAACACCTCGGGGCGCAGCACGTAGCGGCCGATGATGGCCAGGTTCGACGGGGCATCCTCTGCGGACGGCTTCTCGACCAGTCCGGTGATCCGCACGACGTCGGGGTCGTCGGTCTTCTCGATCGCGGCCGCACCGTACAGGTGAATCTGCGACGGGTCGACCTCGAGCAGGGCGACGACGCTGGTGTTGCGGCTGATCTGCTCGGCGAGCATCTTCTCGAGCAGCGGGTCGCGGGCGTCGATGATGTCGTCACCGAGCAGCACGGCGAACGGTTCGTGGCCCACGTGCATCTTGGCGCGGAGCACGGCGTGGCCGAGGCCCAGCGGGTCACCCTGGCGCACGTAGTGCATGTCGGCGAGGTCGGTGGACTCGTTCACCTTGGCGAGCCGGTCACGGTCGCCCTTCTGGATGAGCACGGCCTCGAGCTCGGTCACGCGGTCGAAGTGGTTCTCCAGGGCGTTCTTGTTACGTCCGGTGATCATGAGCACGTCGGTCAGGCCGGCCGCGACGGCCTCCTCGACGACGTACTGGATGGCCGGCTTGTCGACGACTGGGAGCATCTCCTTGGGCATGGCCTTGGTAGCGGGGAGAAACCGGGTGCCCATTCCTGCAGCGGGAATGACGGCCTTCGTAATCTGGGTAACCATGGCTTTAGGTTAGCGGCATCCCCCCTTCCTCACGCGTTAGGCGGGACCGACGCATCTAGGATGACTTATATGGACTCTGACATCGAGCACCGAAAGCGGGCGCTCCGCGCAGAGCTCCGGGAGCGCCGCCACAACCTCACCGCCGCCGAGCGTGAGGCCGCTACCGCGGGCTTCACCGAGAACCTGCAGAGCATCGTCACCGACCTCTCCGCCCGGTCGATCTCCTGCTACCTCTCCAGTCCCACCGAGCCCAACACCCGACCGTTCGTGAACTGGGCCGAGGCGCGGGGCATCCGGGTACTGTTCCCCGTCTCCCGCGACGACGGCCTGCTCGACTGGACCGTCGGCGAAGAAGAGACCGAGGTGCAGGGCATCTCGGGCGCACCGGAGCCGAAGGGCGAACTGCTCGGACCGATCGCCATCAACGACGTCGACCTGATCATCGTGCCCGCCGCCGCCATCGACACGACCGGCCTGCGAATGGGCTGGGGCCGCGGCTACTTCGACAAGACCCTCGGGTCGATGCAGAAGTGCCCGCCCGTCTACGCCGTGGTCTACGACAATGAGTATGTCGACGAGGTCCCGCGCGAGGTGCACGACCAGCCGGTGAACGGGCTCGTCACACCCACCCGGATCGTCGTCTTCTAGACTTTCCCGACCGGCGCCTGCCGGCCCTGTTCCCGAACACCCCCAACCGAAAAGACGCAGTGCCTACCTATTCCTACCGTTGCACCGAGTGCGACACGGCCTTCGACATCCAGCAGGCCTTCACCGACAACACCCTCACGGAGTGCCCCACCTGCGGCGGCAAGCTGCGCAAGGTGTACTCGTCGATCGGGGTGAGCTTCACCGGCTCCGGTTTCTACCGCAACGACTCCCGCGCCGAATCGGGCAGCAAGTCGAACTCCCTGTCCGCCGAGAAGAGCAGCGCGAAGTCCGAGACCAAGTCCGACTCCACGCCGGCCGCGAAGCCGGCCGAGAAGTCCGGCAGCAGCGCGTCGTCCTCCGGTTCAACCGGTTCGTCCGGCGGGTCCGGCTCGAGCTCCTCCTCGACTCCCACCCCTGCGCCCAAGGCGTCCTGACCTCCCTCCCCCGCACGACAGCAACACTAGGAGCATCCTTATGGCCATGATCAGCGGTTTCAAAGAGTTCATCATGCGCGGCAATGTCATCGAACTGGCGGTCGCCGTCGTCATAGGCGCCGCGTTCACCGGCGTGGTCAATGCGATCGTCGACGGGATCTTCAACCCGCTGATCGCGGCGATCTTCAACGCGGAGACTCTGAAGACCTCCATGACGGTGTCGCTGGGCACCAGCACCATCTCCTTCGGTCTGGTGCTGGCCGCGCTCATCCAGTTCCTGCTGGTCGCGGCCGTGGTGTATTTCGCGTTCGTGATGCCGCTGAACAAGCTCAAGGAGAACCAGGCCCGCCGCCGCCAGGCCGGTGTGCCGCTGGACCCGAAGAAGAACCCGGTCACCGACCTCGACCTGCTCACCGAGATCCGCGACCTCCTCGCCGCGCAGTCCGCTGTGGCCCCCGCCGCGATGCCCGCCGCCGCAACTGTCCCGGCCGTGGGCACAGCACCGACGGATGCCCTCGCATCCGACGGCCCCAAGCACACCCTCTAACCGGAGACCCACCCGGCAGCCTGCACTCGGCGGTCGTACCCCGGCCGCACCTTCGCCGACTTGCCGCAAACGCCCCTTCAGCGCCCGCGAAGGGGCGTTTTGCCGCAAGTCGGAAAAGCGTCGTTCGCCGACTTGCCGCAAACTCCCCCTTGAGAGCCCGCGAAGGGGCACTTTGCGGCAACTCGCGGATCGGCGCTGGGGACAGCCGCTTCGCGACTTGCCACTTGCGGCCCTTTGCGCACCTCGGACGGGGCCGCAACTGGCAACTCACCCCGGCACCCTCGACTGACATGGCAGTTCGCGCCCACTCCGACCCCTCCTGAAGGCCGCAACTGACAACTCGATACCGGCGTCGACTTGCCGCGAACTCCCCCTTGGGAGCCCGCGAAGGGGCACTTTGCCGCAAGTCGGGAAAGCGTCGTTCGCCGAACTTGACTGCGTCGCGCATCCACGCGCGCAGCGGCGCCGAAAAGCTACCAGTGCGGGGGCTTGTCCTGGCGCAGGCGGGCGTCATTCGGGCTCGTCGACGAGCCGTCGCCGTCGGTGTGCCCGCCCTCTTCCCGGGCGGCCGGCTGGGGGCTGGTGTCGGTGTTCGGTGCCGGCGTCAGACGGGCACGCCGGGCACCGGATGACTTGACGACAGACTGGCGCGGCTCCCCCGCGCCGGCGGATGCCCCCGCCCCGGCAGCGCTGTCGGGCGCAGCCGACCGGTCGGGCACGGCAGCGCCGTCGGGCGCGACCGACCGATCAGGCACGATGCGCCGGACCGGTCGACCCCTCGGTCGGCGTCAGCCCTGCGAGGGCAGCGACGCGGCCGGCAACGGCATCCGGGTTGCTGAACAGTTCGAAGCTGTGCACGCGCAGGTAGTGCCAGCCCAGGCGGCGCAGCACCTCGGGGCGCAGCCGCAGGGATTCGCGCAGGCTGGCCCGGTTGACCACGGCGTCGGTCTCCACCACCACGGCGCGTCCGGCGTGCGAGGCGGCCAGCGCGAGCTTGCCGCGGTGCCCGAGGGAGACGGTGAGGCCCTTGCGTTCGAGGCGGCGGGCGAGGTCGACGAGCATGGCTTCGCGGGCATCCGGCACGGCCACCTCGTTGCGGCGCGCCTCGGTCTCGGTGAGCACCTGTGACAGGGCCAGGATGCCGTGCCGCTGCCGGTCGGCGTCGATGTCGACGGGGCGGAAGCAGGAGACGATGTCCATGGCGCGGCGGGCGCGGGTCATGCCGATCGCCAGCAGGCGTTCGCCGCCGGGCTCGCCGAGCGAACCGAAGTTGCTCAGCAGGCGGCCGTGCGGGGTGCGGCCGTAGCCGATCGAGAAGATCACCCGGTCGCGGCTCTGCGCCACGGCCTGCTCGAGGGTGAGCACGGTGAACGGCTCGGCGCGGTCCTTGAGGATGAAGTCGCTCAGGTCGGTGCGCTTGGCGAAGGCCGCGAGCACGGCCTGGTGCACCCGCACGGCGTGCCGGGCGCTGGCGGTGATCACCATGAGGGACTCGCGCGGGCGCTTGACGGCGTGATCCATCACCAGGTCCACGACCTTGGCCACCTCGGCGTCGACGCTCTCGACCGCTCCACTGTCCACGTCGGGCATGCCGTGACCGCCGGCGACGTAGTTGAGGGTGAGGCTACCGTGGCCCAGGAAGCTGCCCGCCCAGGGCAGCGAGTCGATCCGGCCGCCGTAGAAGCGGTGGTTCACCAGCTCGGCGAGGTCTTCGCCGCCGGCCCGGTAGCTGCGGGTGAGGGTGAGGGTCGGCAGCAGCTCGCCGAGGCGGGCCAGGGCGGAGTCGGCGTGCAGGGCGTCGACGTTGGTCTCCTGCGGAACGGGCACATCGGCCGGTTCCACGATGCCGGTCTCGAACGGGGACGGGGTCTGGGTGACCGGGTCGCCGAACGCCACGACCTGCTTGCCGCGGCGGATGGCGCCGACGTTCTCGGCGAGGGTGGTCGCTCCGGCGTCCACGAGCAGCACGGCGTCGAAGGTCATCGAGTCGTCGAGGGCGGCCACCTCGTAGGGTGAGGCCAGCCAGACCGGGGCGAGCACGCGGCCCAGGTGCGGGGAGACCTCGTTGATGCGAGTGGGGGTGGCCCGGTCGGCGCGCAGCAGCCGGCGCAGCTGGTCGGCCTCTTCGGGCCAGTCGACCACGCCGATCTTCCAGGTCTCGGCGAGCAGCCAGGCCAGGATCTGCCCGGTGGTGGAGGCGTGCGCCTCGTCGACGAGCTTGAAGTCGGCCTCGAGCCGGTCGAGCACCTGGGTGTTGGCGTTGAGCAGGGCGCGGTCGCCGCTGAGCATGACCTCGAGCACGGACTGCCACCAGGCCAGCTCGAGTTCGGCGGCCACGTCGGCCTCCGACACGTGCCGCTGCGACAGGTCGGTCATCAGCGGGTCGAGGTTGTGCTCACGCAGGGTGGCGAGCAGGGCGGTGCGCTCGTGCAGGTTGGCGAGCACCTCGCTCTCTGCGGCGAGACCGTTGATGGTGTGCAGCAGTTCGCGGATGGGCCGGTTGACCAGCTGACGCGGGGTGCCGGCGTTGCCGAGAGGCACGTCAAGCTTGCCGAGGTCCTCCGCCACGCGCTGGTAGGCCACGTGCACGTCGTTGATGCCGACCGGTACCTCGGGGGTGACGCCGGCGGCGGCGTAGCGCTGCCAAAGGGTGCGCTGCTGCTGGATGCGACGCAGGCTCTCGTTCATGTCGCTCACGTGCACGCCGGGCCGCAGGTACTCGTCGGCGAGCTTGCGCAGCCGGCGGCGGTTCGCGCCGGTCATCTCCGGCGAGTCCCGGCGGGCCGAGGTGGCGGCGATCAGTTCGGTCAGCGACCGGTCGAACACGCCGGGCTGGAACTTGTCCAGGGTCTCGCGGATGTCGAGCAGCAGGCGCAGGTAGATGCCCAGTTCGTGCACGGTCTCGAACGGGCGCAACCGGGTCTGGCCGACGAGGTTGTTGGCGCGCTCGAGCAGGCGGGGCAGGTCGGGCAGGTTGAGGCGCTTGGCGAGTTCGTGCGAGGCGCCGGCATCCGCCGTGGAGGTGAAGGACGCGCCGTACCAGGGCGAGTCGCCGGGTCCGTAGCGGAACTGGCCGAGCACGGCGGCCTTGATCAGGGTCGCCGCGGCGCCGGACCTGTCCTGGGCGAGGCGCTCCAGCGCCACCCGGTCGAGCCGGGCGGTGGTGGACGGCGGGGAGGGCAGCTGGGCGAGCCTGGCGAGTTCGCCGAGTGCGTCGAGCACCGACACGCCGAGTACAGCGTCCTTGCGGGTGAGCGCCGACCGGTAGTCGAGCAGCACCTTGCGCAGGCGCACGAGGGCGTCGTCGACATCGCCGACGCGCGGCTGCACGCACTTCTCGTTGCGGGTGATCGACTGGATCAGATCGCGGCGCAGGGTGCGCGGGGTCACGGCCACGCCGGGCAGGCCCACCTGCACGAGGCGGTGGGCGATGCCGTCCAGGCTGGACCGGCGGGCGCTGACCACGAGCACGCGCTTGTGCTGGGCGATGAGCGAGCCGATGGCGTTCACGATGGTCTGGGTGCCGCCGGTTCCCGGCAGGGTCTTCACGACGAGGGAGTTGCCGGCGCTGATCTGCGCGACGACGTTCTCCTGCTCGGCATCGGCATCCAGCAGTAGGGTGTCGGTGCCGGGCGGGCGCACGTCTTGCGCGACCGGCATCACCGGGTTGTAGGCCATCTCGATGGCGCGCTTGGCGGTGGGGTTGCCGGCGACGGCGTCGAGCACCGGGTGGGTGAGCTTGTGTGCGTCGACGGCCATGGCGCGGCCGACGTCGGCGAACGACGACGCCACCAGGCGCGGCACCACGTTGAACCAGGGCAGGTGCGAGGTGAGCCCGCGCAAGCGGTCGATCACGGGCTGCGGCTTGAACGCGCCGTTGGTCACGGCGAGGGCTACGAACGCGTCGGCGTCGAGGGTGATCTGGAACTGGTCGTGCAGCGCGCGCGCGAGTTCGGGGTTGAGGAATGGGGCGCCCTTGAGCTTGAGCTCGAAGTCACGGCCGTAGCGGCGGATGGCCAGGGGGCGCAGCAGCACCGGCGCGGTGAACTCCACGTCGCCGTGTCGCCACTGGGCCAGCCCGATGGCGAGGTGCACCGATTCGATGCCGCGCATCGAGCGCAGTTCGATGCCCTTCTGCGTGATCTCGTTCGCGGCCAGGCGGGCGTTGCGCAGCGCCAGTTCGTCCCGGATCAGGTTGGACAGCAGTGTGGTCTTGCCGGTGATGAACTGGGGCAGGCCGCCGGGGTGGGTGGCGGACAGTTCGATGCGGGAGCGCGGGCTGTCGCCGAAGTGCAGCAACGGCGAGTGCCCGCCGACGGCGGCGAGTTCGTCGCGCCAGCGCTGCCAGGTGGGTTCGGCGATGTTCCCGGCGACGAGCGCCGGGTCGCCCAGACTCACCGAGTCCGGGGATGTTGTCAGTCGCGAGCCGGGTGACGGCACGTCGGAGTACTCCGACGCGAAATCGTCGTCTTCTGGTTTTCTATCGAGGCGCCACACACCCACACCCTAATTCTCTGCCGACCCGTTCAGCGGTAGGCCACCCGGGTTTTTCGCGCATTCGCAGGTTTCTGCGCGTGTTTGGGGCCGATCGGCGCTCTAGAGCCAGTTCCGGCGCTTGAACACGGCGTACAAACCGAATCCCATGGCCACCATCAGCGTGATCGCGAACGGGTAGCCGAACTGCCATTTCAGCTCGGGCATGTGGGTGAAGTTCATGCCGTAGATGGTGCCGACCAGGGTGGGCGCGAAGAGGATCGCCGCCCAGCTGGAGATCTTCTTCACTTCCTCGCTCTGGGCCAGCCCGGTTTCGGAGAGCCGGCGGGTCTCGTCGTTCTGCCGTTGGGCGACGAGAGTGCTGTGCACGGTGAGCGCGTTCTGCAGCAGCTGGCGGAACGCGTCGCCGCGTTCGACGACCCGGATGGTGTGGTCGAGTACGTCGCGCAGGTGCCTGTGCAGTTCCACGTCCACACCGTGCTTCTCGAAGCCGGCCTGCAGCGTTTCGAGCATGCCGATCAGCGGCTGGGTCGCCCGCTGGAACTCGATGACCTCGCGCGAGAGTGCGTAGATGCGCCGGGATACGGCCTGGTCGCCGTCGAAGAGCTGGTCCTCGATCTCGTCGATGTCGTTCTCCAGGCCCGCCACGACGGGCGCGTACTCGTCGATGACCTGGTCGAGGATGGCGTAGAGCACCGCCTGCGGACCGAACGCGAGCAGGTCTGGAGTGCCCTCCAGACGGTGTCGCACCGAGGCGAGGTCGGGTGATTCGGCGTGCCGGATGGTCACCACGAAGTCGGGGCCCACGAAGACGTGCAGCTCCCCAAACTCGACCCGTTCGTCCTCGTCGATGTACCGGGCGGGACGCAGCACCAGAAACAGGGTGTCGGAGTAGCGTTCGATCTTGGCCCGCTGGTGGCCCTTGAGCGCGTCTTCGATGGCGAGGTGGTGCAGGGTGAACTCGTCGGCGACGCTGCGCACCTCATCGTCGGTGGGCCGATACAGCCCGATCCAGGCGAAGCCCTTCTTATCCTTGAGCACCTCAAAAACGTCCTGCAACGTCTCCGGGGTCGCCACCCGGTGGCCATCCACATAGATCGCGTCATCAATCAGCGCCACGGCTGCTCCTCACTCGCCGTACAAGTGTGGCACCGGCACGAGGGTGCAACGCGCAGCGGCGCGGCCGCACCGGCCGGCAGCGCCGCATCAGTGCCGCTGCGGGCCCTCGTGTTTGCGTGAGGTGGGGCTGAACGCGAGCAGAACCAGGCCCAGGCCCAGCACGGCCTGACCGAGCGTCGAGACGGGCAGCAGCGATACGACCCCGCCGAGCAGGATGAGCACGGCCGGCACCACCCGATAGACACGGGCGCGCAGGATGGCGATGCCCACCAATGACCAGCCGACACCGAACACCGAGGACGTCAGCAGCAGGCCGAACGCGAACGAGCCTGGCCGGTCGCCGCCGTCGAGGATGCCCGGCGCCACCCGACCCAGGGTGGGATAGAGGAAAGCCTGCGCCCAGAACAGGCCGCTGATCAGGATCGTGCCGGTGCCGGCAACGACGGCGGCCGAGAACCCGAACTGTCGGATCTGCTTGGCCCGGCGTACGTAGAGGGAGACCAGCGACAGCATCAGCAGCAGGGCGCCGGCCAGCAGCAGCAACGAGCGGGCCGCATAGAACGGCGTCTGCACGAGTTCGCCGATCGGGTCCGGCGTGAGGCGAAGGATCTGGTCGAGGATGCCGCCGATGAGGAACAGCGATCCGGCGGCGAGGGTGGAGGGCTTCCCGAGTCCTTCGAACCTGTTCACAGCAACCTCACCACCGCGCCTGGAGCGTCGTCAGCCTTGCACTCCGCTGTACTCGATCAAGCTTTACGCGATCCGGCTGATCTCGTTGATTGTCGCACCGGCGGATGGGCCGGGCAAGGGCCGCCCGTTGTCCTGCCGGCACTAGGGTGATGGCGTGCCAGCTTCCCCTCTCGATGACACCCTGGGCGTCGACCTCTCGACCAGCGTGGTCGTGGCGTTGGGCGAGAAGGCATCAACACCGGCCGGCGACCACCGCGCGCTGGTCGACCTGGTGGCCCGCCTCACCGGCGTACCGGCGGCATCCGTCTCGCTCGGCCAGGAGTGCCCGCACTGCGGCGCAGCCGGCCACGGACCGCTCCGCGTCCGGTTCGGCGACGGCGCGTCCCCGGTGCCCGCCATCCACGTGAGCCTCGCCCGGTGCGGTGGCCGCCGCGCCCTGGCCGTCACCGCCGCCGGCCCGGTGGGCATCGACCTCGAGTCCGTCGCCGACATCTCGCGCGCGCCGGTGGCCGAGGTGCTGCTCTCTCCCGACGAAGCGGATGCCGTGGCCGCGCTGGGGCCGCGGGCGGCGGCGGATGCCCTGGCGGTGCTCTGGACGACGAAGGAGGCTGTGCTCAAGGCCGCCGGCGTGGGGCTCCGCGTCGACCCCCGCGACCTCACCATCGCCCTCGACCCGGCCGGCGAACCCGGCACCGCTCACCGGCTGCTCATCTCCTGGCCCGATGCCCCGTTCCCCATCGACCAGGTGCGGCTGCTGCCCGTGGCCGCTCCCCCTGGCACCGTCGTGACCGTGGCCGTGGTGTGCGCCCGCCGCCCGCAGCTGCGCCTGTGTCCGAGCGCTGCCTGAGCGCCCTCGGCCGCGACGAGCCAAGCGGAGAATTCTCTGCACGGCAGCGCGGGTTCGGGGTTACCGTGGCAGGTATGAACGGCACACCGTCCACGGCAGCAGCGCAGGTCGCGGTGCAGGACTGCCTTGATGCCTGCTCCGAGATGGTGCGGGCCAGCGAGGACTGCGCCGACGCCTGCCTGCAGCTGGGCGGTGGCGGGGACGTCACCGAATGCTTCCTGGCCGACCTG belongs to Cryobacterium sp. SO2 and includes:
- a CDS encoding GNAT family protein yields the protein MPTAIPTLREGAVTLRPIRLRDARALERELMENRSWLRTWEATSPYAPMSFDTRASIRSLLAHSRTGSGLPFLVEYNGELAGQLNVSSITWGSLSSASIGYWVGEEFAGRSITPIAVALATDYCFGQLGLHRMEICIRPENAPSLRVVEKLGFRYEGLRRRFIHINGAWRDHFAFGLVAEEVRGGVLRRWQDGLVPAGNATVNEFDRVAALHPLPVAEK
- the galU gene encoding UTP--glucose-1-phosphate uridylyltransferase GalU — its product is MVTQITKAVIPAAGMGTRFLPATKAMPKEMLPVVDKPAIQYVVEEAVAAGLTDVLMITGRNKNALENHFDRVTELEAVLIQKGDRDRLAKVNESTDLADMHYVRQGDPLGLGHAVLRAKMHVGHEPFAVLLGDDIIDARDPLLEKMLAEQISRNTSVVALLEVDPSQIHLYGAAAIEKTDDPDVVRITGLVEKPSAEDAPSNLAIIGRYVLRPEVFEVLERTAPGKGNEIQLTDALQEMAVTPETTGGVYGVIFRGRRYDTGDRLDYIKAIIQLAVDRDDLGPDLRPWLHDFAATLE
- a CDS encoding 5-formyltetrahydrofolate cyclo-ligase codes for the protein MDSDIEHRKRALRAELRERRHNLTAAEREAATAGFTENLQSIVTDLSARSISCYLSSPTEPNTRPFVNWAEARGIRVLFPVSRDDGLLDWTVGEEETEVQGISGAPEPKGELLGPIAINDVDLIIVPAAAIDTTGLRMGWGRGYFDKTLGSMQKCPPVYAVVYDNEYVDEVPREVHDQPVNGLVTPTRIVVF
- a CDS encoding FmdB family zinc ribbon protein; translation: MPTYSYRCTECDTAFDIQQAFTDNTLTECPTCGGKLRKVYSSIGVSFTGSGFYRNDSRAESGSKSNSLSAEKSSAKSETKSDSTPAAKPAEKSGSSASSSGSTGSSGGSGSSSSSTPTPAPKAS
- the mscL gene encoding large conductance mechanosensitive channel protein MscL, producing the protein MAMISGFKEFIMRGNVIELAVAVVIGAAFTGVVNAIVDGIFNPLIAAIFNAETLKTSMTVSLGTSTISFGLVLAALIQFLLVAAVVYFAFVMPLNKLKENQARRRQAGVPLDPKKNPVTDLDLLTEIRDLLAAQSAVAPAAMPAAATVPAVGTAPTDALASDGPKHTL
- a CDS encoding AAA family ATPase, with amino-acid sequence MWRLDRKPEDDDFASEYSDVPSPGSRLTTSPDSVSLGDPALVAGNIAEPTWQRWRDELAAVGGHSPLLHFGDSPRSRIELSATHPGGLPQFITGKTTLLSNLIRDELALRNARLAANEITQKGIELRSMRGIESVHLAIGLAQWRHGDVEFTAPVLLRPLAIRRYGRDFELKLKGAPFLNPELARALHDQFQITLDADAFVALAVTNGAFKPQPVIDRLRGLTSHLPWFNVVPRLVASSFADVGRAMAVDAHKLTHPVLDAVAGNPTAKRAIEMAYNPVMPVAQDVRPPGTDTLLLDADAEQENVVAQISAGNSLVVKTLPGTGGTQTIVNAIGSLIAQHKRVLVVSARRSSLDGIAHRLVQVGLPGVAVTPRTLRRDLIQSITRNEKCVQPRVGDVDDALVRLRKVLLDYRSALTRKDAVLGVSVLDALGELARLAQLPSPPSTTARLDRVALERLAQDRSGAAATLIKAAVLGQFRYGPGDSPWYGASFTSTADAGASHELAKRLNLPDLPRLLERANNLVGQTRLRPFETVHELGIYLRLLLDIRETLDKFQPGVFDRSLTELIAATSARRDSPEMTGANRRRLRKLADEYLRPGVHVSDMNESLRRIQQQRTLWQRYAAAGVTPEVPVGINDVHVAYQRVAEDLGKLDVPLGNAGTPRQLVNRPIRELLHTINGLAAESEVLANLHERTALLATLREHNLDPLMTDLSQRHVSEADVAAELELAWWQSVLEVMLSGDRALLNANTQVLDRLEADFKLVDEAHASTTGQILAWLLAETWKIGVVDWPEEADQLRRLLRADRATPTRINEVSPHLGRVLAPVWLASPYEVAALDDSMTFDAVLLVDAGATTLAENVGAIRRGKQVVAFGDPVTQTPSPFETGIVEPADVPVPQETNVDALHADSALARLGELLPTLTLTRSYRAGGEDLAELVNHRFYGGRIDSLPWAGSFLGHGSLTLNYVAGGHGMPDVDSGAVESVDAEVAKVVDLVMDHAVKRPRESLMVITASARHAVRVHQAVLAAFAKRTDLSDFILKDRAEPFTVLTLEQAVAQSRDRVIFSIGYGRTPHGRLLSNFGSLGEPGGERLLAIGMTRARRAMDIVSCFRPVDIDADRQRHGILALSQVLTETEARRNEVAVPDAREAMLVDLARRLERKGLTVSLGHRGKLALAASHAGRAVVVETDAVVNRASLRESLRLRPEVLRRLGWHYLRVHSFELFSNPDAVAGRVAALAGLTPTEGSTGPAHRA
- a CDS encoding magnesium and cobalt transport protein CorA, whose protein sequence is MALIDDAIYVDGHRVATPETLQDVFEVLKDKKGFAWIGLYRPTDDEVRSVADEFTLHHLAIEDALKGHQRAKIERYSDTLFLVLRPARYIDEDERVEFGELHVFVGPDFVVTIRHAESPDLASVRHRLEGTPDLLAFGPQAVLYAILDQVIDEYAPVVAGLENDIDEIEDQLFDGDQAVSRRIYALSREVIEFQRATQPLIGMLETLQAGFEKHGVDVELHRHLRDVLDHTIRVVERGDAFRQLLQNALTVHSTLVAQRQNDETRRLSETGLAQSEEVKKISSWAAILFAPTLVGTIYGMNFTHMPELKWQFGYPFAITLMVAMGFGLYAVFKRRNWL
- a CDS encoding 4'-phosphopantetheinyl transferase superfamily protein, with the protein product MPASPLDDTLGVDLSTSVVVALGEKASTPAGDHRALVDLVARLTGVPAASVSLGQECPHCGAAGHGPLRVRFGDGASPVPAIHVSLARCGGRRALAVTAAGPVGIDLESVADISRAPVAEVLLSPDEADAVAALGPRAAADALAVLWTTKEAVLKAAGVGLRVDPRDLTIALDPAGEPGTAHRLLISWPDAPFPIDQVRLLPVAAPPGTVVTVAVVCARRPQLRLCPSAA